A region of Candidatus Omnitrophota bacterium DNA encodes the following proteins:
- the hisG gene encoding ATP phosphoribosyltransferase produces MKLRLVIPKGSLQAATVDIFKKAGFNIIIKQRSYSPYIDDPDISVGLLRAQDIPRFVEQRVFDCGITGNDWIRENNSKVIKVADLVYAKQTLRPVRWVLAVPGSSNIKRLNDLKGKKVATELVNVTRAYLKKNKVKAKVEFSWGATEAKVGSGLIDAIVELTETGRSLKEQNLRIIDTIYQSSTQLIANKLSWKDKKIKKKIENIALLLKGAVSAEGKVGIKMNVSSKSLNKVLSLLPAMKNPTVSMLSQPDWFDVDTIIDESTAKTLIPELKDSGAQGIVEYPLNKVIC; encoded by the coding sequence ATGAAACTTCGATTAGTCATTCCCAAGGGAAGTCTTCAGGCCGCAACAGTAGATATTTTTAAAAAAGCGGGTTTTAATATTATCATTAAACAACGCTCATACTCCCCCTATATTGATGACCCGGATATTTCAGTCGGCTTACTACGGGCACAGGACATACCTCGCTTTGTTGAACAAAGGGTTTTTGACTGCGGCATTACTGGTAATGATTGGATCCGGGAAAATAATTCAAAAGTCATAAAAGTTGCCGATTTAGTCTATGCCAAACAGACCTTAAGGCCTGTCAGGTGGGTGCTGGCGGTTCCGGGATCTTCTAATATAAAACGGCTCAATGACTTAAAAGGCAAGAAAGTGGCGACTGAACTGGTGAATGTTACACGGGCTTATTTAAAGAAAAATAAGGTAAAAGCCAAGGTAGAATTTAGCTGGGGCGCGACAGAGGCCAAAGTGGGAAGCGGTTTGATAGATGCGATAGTGGAGCTTACCGAGACAGGGCGCAGTTTAAAAGAACAAAACCTCCGGATAATAGATACAATATACCAGTCCAGCACTCAGTTGATAGCCAATAAATTGTCATGGAAGGACAAGAAGATAAAAAAGAAGATAGAAAATATCGCTTTGCTTTTAAAAGGCGCGGTTTCGGCAGAAGGCAAAGTCGGGATCAAGATGAATGTATCGTCTAAGAGTTTAAATAAAGTCCTTTCTCTTTTGCCGGCAATGAAGAATCCGACAGTATCCATGTTGTCTCAACCCGACTGGTTCGACGTAGATACTATTATTGACGAAAGTACTGCCAAGACCTTGATCCCGGAATTAAAAGATTCCGGCGCGCAGGGGATTGTCGAGTATCCTTTAAATAAAGTAATCTGTTAA